In Mucilaginibacter celer, one DNA window encodes the following:
- a CDS encoding SDR family oxidoreductase translates to MQDYNATDGISEAVFHSSDLGNYHFLVTGGAGFIGSHLVEYLLRHKAGKVRVLDNFSTGSIDNLLPFQENPAFELLEGDIREPEHCKAAMQDIDFVLHQAALGSVPRSISDPLTTNNVNITGFLNVITAARDAGVKRMVYAASSSTYGDSKELPKVEDNIGKPLSPYAVTKYVNELYADVFARTYGFNTIGLRYFNVFGPRQNPLGAYAAVIPLFIKAALNNETPTINGDGLTSRDFTYVENVIQANMKALFFDGLDKHEIFNIACGGQTTLNQLWERIAGMAGIEANVQHAAERLGDVRRSLASIDKAAAVLGYEPQVQAAEGLQKTYNWYKTNLKLNT, encoded by the coding sequence ATGCAAGATTATAATGCAACCGATGGAATAAGCGAGGCTGTATTCCATTCGTCCGATCTGGGCAACTACCATTTCCTGGTAACAGGCGGTGCCGGTTTTATAGGTAGCCATTTGGTGGAGTACCTGTTGAGGCACAAGGCTGGTAAGGTAAGAGTGCTGGATAATTTTTCTACCGGATCGATAGATAACCTGCTGCCATTTCAGGAAAACCCCGCTTTTGAATTGCTGGAGGGCGACATCCGCGAGCCGGAGCATTGTAAAGCCGCCATGCAGGATATTGACTTTGTGCTGCACCAGGCCGCTTTGGGTTCGGTACCGCGCTCTATTTCAGATCCGCTTACTACAAATAATGTTAATATCACCGGTTTTTTAAATGTGATAACCGCCGCCCGCGATGCCGGGGTTAAGCGCATGGTGTATGCCGCCAGTTCGAGCACTTATGGTGATAGCAAGGAGCTGCCCAAGGTTGAGGATAACATAGGCAAGCCGCTGTCGCCTTACGCGGTAACCAAATATGTTAACGAGTTGTATGCCGATGTTTTTGCGCGTACTTATGGCTTTAATACCATTGGGTTGAGATACTTTAATGTTTTCGGTCCCCGGCAAAACCCTTTGGGCGCTTATGCGGCGGTGATCCCATTGTTTATTAAAGCCGCTTTAAATAATGAAACGCCAACCATTAACGGCGATGGATTAACCAGCCGTGATTTTACCTACGTTGAAAACGTAATCCAGGCCAACATGAAAGCCCTGTTTTTTGATGGCCTGGATAAACACGAGATATTTAACATAGCCTGCGGCGGCCAAACCACGCTTAACCAGCTTTGGGAGCGGATAGCCGGGATGGCCGGTATTGAGGCCAATGTACAGCATGCCGCCGAAAGGTTGGGCGATGTAAGGCGAAGCCTGGCCTCGATAGATAAAGCCGCAGCAGTATTGGGCTATGAGCCACAGGTACAGGCTGCCGAAGGCCTGCAAAAAACCTACAATTGGTATAAAACAAATTTAAAGCTTAACACATAA
- a CDS encoding S41 family peptidase gives MLLKRLLPLKNLKVLSLAAASSVIIYGCDKKGDGPVNPTGPPTNAEINKWILDSLKRYYYWTDNLPASPNTGQEPIPFFNSVKYSADRFSFINIPNGATSRKADSRSKYGFDYVVFKEPTTNHVLGLVTLVLNTSPAQGQGLRRGQYFNKINNTELTETNAAYLQSQLLSGSSVKLTAASFDTGSIKETGSITIPAGNTLEQTAVQKTFTVGSKKVGYLFFTAFLATDREAYLTVFNDFKTSGINDLILDLRYNAGGDVSAAAAMCSMIPVGITASSGFIEYKGNRNAGERNETFAEAATVSGGPSFTALQQRNLGLIRLYVLTTAATESAAELVINNLQPYLTVVQIGQTTRGKDEASITIADRRSAKRVDWVMYPIVYKILNSRGNGGYSAGITPAYSMVESAHLPLMNFGIETDPMIAATLRLIDGKGFSTSGSGLSNNSLRSTSQTQTAEIFNSAVSAFSAPLLKDH, from the coding sequence ATGTTATTAAAACGCTTACTGCCTTTAAAAAACTTAAAGGTTTTATCGCTGGCGGCTGCCTCCAGTGTTATTATTTATGGTTGCGATAAAAAAGGCGACGGGCCGGTTAACCCCACAGGTCCCCCTACCAATGCCGAAATAAATAAATGGATTTTGGATAGCCTGAAACGGTATTATTACTGGACGGATAACCTGCCCGCATCACCAAACACCGGCCAGGAACCAATCCCGTTTTTTAACAGCGTAAAGTATAGTGCCGACAGGTTTTCATTCATCAACATCCCCAACGGCGCAACCTCGCGCAAGGCCGATAGCCGATCAAAATATGGTTTTGACTATGTGGTTTTTAAAGAGCCCACAACCAACCATGTTTTGGGCCTGGTAACGCTTGTATTAAATACCTCGCCTGCGCAGGGCCAGGGCTTAAGGCGCGGGCAATATTTTAATAAAATAAACAATACCGAATTAACTGAAACCAACGCCGCCTATTTGCAAAGCCAGTTGCTAAGCGGCTCATCGGTTAAATTGACGGCAGCATCGTTTGATACCGGTAGCATTAAAGAAACCGGCTCGATAACTATTCCGGCAGGGAATACCCTCGAGCAAACCGCTGTTCAAAAAACATTTACGGTTGGCAGTAAAAAAGTGGGGTACCTGTTTTTCACCGCATTTTTGGCTACCGACAGGGAAGCTTATTTAACTGTTTTTAATGATTTTAAAACCAGTGGGATAAATGACCTGATCCTCGATCTGCGTTATAATGCCGGCGGCGATGTATCAGCCGCAGCGGCCATGTGCAGCATGATTCCGGTGGGTATAACCGCATCAAGCGGCTTCATTGAATATAAAGGAAACAGAAATGCCGGCGAACGTAATGAAACTTTTGCCGAGGCAGCCACGGTATCCGGCGGCCCGTCATTTACCGCCCTGCAGCAGCGTAACCTTGGATTAATTCGCCTGTATGTTTTAACCACTGCCGCCACCGAATCGGCTGCCGAACTGGTGATCAATAACCTGCAGCCTTATCTTACTGTTGTGCAAATAGGCCAAACCACCCGCGGTAAAGACGAAGCATCCATCACCATTGCCGACAGGCGCTCTGCCAAACGGGTTGACTGGGTGATGTATCCCATCGTTTACAAAATACTCAACTCCCGCGGTAACGGAGGCTATTCGGCGGGTATCACCCCGGCTTATTCTATGGTCGAATCGGCACACCTGCCCCTCATGAACTTCGGCATCGAAACCGACCCTATGATAGCTGCCACGCTCAGATTGATTGACGGCAAAGGCTTTTCAACAAGCGGCTCGGGCTTAAGTAACAACAGTTTAAGAAGTACGTCACAAACGCAAACCGCCGAGATCTTCAACTCAGCGGTGTCGGCATTTAGTGCGCCTTTATTGAAAGATCATTAA
- a CDS encoding acyltransferase, translating to MPKPLLVFWYDSIKPFSGKLFLGIRYCILKRLCASVGSKVIIGPNVAIKNWKGISIGNNVSIHDSCYVEGYGGITIGNDVSIAHHCSLLSTSHTWADATLPIRLNPVENKPLLIGNNVWLGCGVRVMSGITISDNVIIGAGSIVTKSPAANGIYVGNPAKFYKQVYPQAIDALKNGKELVING from the coding sequence ATGCCGAAGCCGCTGTTGGTTTTTTGGTATGATAGTATCAAGCCTTTCTCTGGAAAGCTGTTTTTAGGCATCCGTTATTGCATATTAAAAAGGCTGTGCGCATCGGTAGGCAGTAAAGTGATCATAGGTCCCAACGTGGCTATTAAAAACTGGAAGGGTATCAGCATAGGCAATAATGTAAGCATTCATGATAGTTGTTATGTTGAAGGCTATGGTGGCATCACCATCGGTAACGATGTATCCATAGCGCACCACTGCTCGCTATTAAGTACCAGTCATACCTGGGCCGACGCTACTTTGCCCATCCGCCTTAACCCGGTTGAAAATAAACCCCTGTTGATAGGCAATAACGTTTGGTTGGGCTGCGGGGTACGGGTAATGAGCGGCATCACCATCAGCGATAATGTAATTATTGGCGCAGGCAGCATAGTAACCAAAAGCCCGGCTGCTAACGGAATTTACGTAGGCAACCCGGCAAAATTTTATAAACAGGTTTATCCCCAGGCTATCGACGCCCTGAAAAACGGAAAGGAGTTGGTAATAAATGGATAA
- a CDS encoding glycosyltransferase family 4 protein: protein MKKLLIQGWSLEKDEEGYHIAATHYIYIKEIVQYYSTVCLLAPVKQLPAGTKSALTPLKNAGDILVHELPYSNSYISAIKNFKAYVAAYKQLQHVYDRVYVRYPTPFGWLGIRYFKDAIIHFVGDPIDAAQTNPNFGKLKKATLISMFMPEHLMYMQACKKARVLTNGFHLQQKLKKYSIRAEAVISSTLNDDDFYMDEGSLPSRDNLKILYAGYLRKAKGVEVLIEAFAKLIKDFPTATFTIVGSGESEAELKAKVSAMGISQSITFTGHVDKREELNQLFRTHNLFAFASFSEGSPRVVLEAMANGLNVVSTPVGSLPTVFKDGENIVFAEAGNPDDFHQKISTLVTDHERCLQLKKSAFEKAKTYTTAQFIKNIFQ, encoded by the coding sequence ATGAAAAAATTACTGATCCAGGGCTGGTCGCTCGAAAAAGATGAGGAGGGTTATCATATAGCCGCCACGCATTATATCTACATCAAAGAAATTGTACAGTATTACAGTACCGTTTGCCTGCTGGCCCCCGTAAAACAATTGCCGGCCGGTACCAAAAGCGCGCTTACCCCATTAAAAAATGCGGGTGATATTTTAGTGCACGAATTGCCTTATTCAAACAGCTACATATCGGCCATAAAAAATTTTAAAGCCTACGTTGCAGCCTACAAACAATTGCAGCATGTGTATGATAGGGTTTATGTGCGCTATCCCACCCCTTTCGGCTGGCTTGGTATCCGGTATTTTAAAGACGCGATTATCCATTTTGTAGGCGACCCTATTGATGCTGCCCAAACCAACCCTAATTTTGGCAAGCTGAAAAAAGCTACGCTTATCAGCATGTTTATGCCCGAGCATTTAATGTATATGCAGGCCTGTAAAAAAGCGAGGGTATTAACCAACGGCTTCCATCTGCAACAAAAACTAAAAAAATACAGCATCCGGGCCGAAGCAGTGATTTCATCAACTTTAAACGATGATGATTTTTATATGGATGAAGGCAGCCTGCCATCTCGGGATAATTTAAAAATATTATATGCCGGTTACCTGCGCAAGGCCAAAGGCGTTGAGGTATTGATTGAGGCTTTTGCTAAGCTTATCAAAGATTTTCCGACAGCCACTTTTACTATCGTGGGTTCGGGCGAAAGTGAGGCCGAACTGAAAGCCAAGGTAAGTGCTATGGGCATCAGCCAATCAATAACATTTACCGGCCACGTGGATAAGCGGGAGGAACTGAACCAACTTTTCCGCACACACAATTTATTTGCTTTTGCCAGTTTTTCGGAAGGCTCGCCAAGGGTGGTGCTGGAGGCTATGGCCAATGGGCTTAATGTGGTATCAACCCCGGTTGGTTCGCTACCCACCGTTTTTAAAGATGGTGAGAATATAGTTTTTGCCGAAGCCGGAAATCCGGATGATTTCCATCAAAAAATCTCGACCCTGGTAACCGACCATGAGCGTTGCCTGCAACTAAAAAAATCAGCTTTCGAAAAAGCTAAAACATATACCACCGCTCAGTTCATTAAAAATATCTTTCAATGA
- a CDS encoding nucleotide sugar dehydrogenase, whose product MNADFDLQHAKIAVIGLGYVGLPLAVEFAKKYNVTGFDININRINALNAGFDTTREVDDDTLKQVLADTGINGLKLTNINTDIENANIYIITVPTPVDKYNHPDLTPLYKASETVGKVLKHGDIVIYESTVYPGVTEDECVPVLEKFSGLKFNADFAVGYSPERINPGDKEHTLTKIKKVTSGSTDEAAEIIDKLYQSIIVAGTHKAPSIKVAEAAKVIENSQRDINIAFVNELAKIFCKLGIDTREVLDAASTKWNFLRFSPGLVGGHCIGVDPYYLSQKAQEVGYHPEIILAGRKLNDGMGEYIAHEVIKLMVKKDIPVKGAEVLVLGITFKENCPDVRNTRVVDIVNTLNEFDARITVYDPLANCAEVEHEYGVQCVSELQEGKIYDTVILAVAHDEFKALDIEKLCNGHKVIYDVKSVLPKQLADARL is encoded by the coding sequence ATGAACGCTGATTTTGACCTGCAACATGCAAAAATAGCTGTCATCGGTCTCGGATATGTGGGCCTGCCGCTGGCCGTTGAATTTGCAAAAAAATACAACGTTACCGGCTTCGATATCAATATAAACCGCATTAACGCACTTAATGCCGGTTTTGATACCACCCGAGAAGTTGATGATGATACCCTTAAACAAGTTTTAGCCGATACCGGTATCAACGGCCTGAAGTTGACCAACATCAACACCGATATTGAAAACGCCAATATTTATATCATTACCGTACCCACCCCGGTTGATAAATATAACCACCCGGACCTTACCCCGCTGTATAAAGCAAGCGAAACCGTTGGCAAAGTTTTAAAGCATGGCGATATTGTAATTTACGAATCGACAGTTTATCCCGGCGTTACCGAGGATGAGTGCGTACCGGTGCTTGAAAAATTCTCCGGCCTGAAATTTAATGCCGATTTCGCGGTGGGTTATTCGCCCGAGCGGATCAATCCGGGAGATAAGGAACATACCCTTACTAAAATAAAAAAGGTAACATCGGGTTCAACTGATGAAGCGGCAGAGATTATTGATAAACTTTATCAATCCATCATTGTGGCCGGTACTCACAAAGCCCCATCTATCAAAGTTGCCGAAGCGGCCAAAGTTATTGAAAACTCGCAGCGCGATATCAATATCGCTTTTGTAAACGAGCTGGCTAAAATTTTCTGCAAACTGGGTATCGATACCCGCGAGGTATTGGATGCGGCATCAACCAAATGGAACTTTTTACGCTTTAGCCCCGGATTGGTGGGCGGGCATTGCATCGGTGTTGATCCATACTACCTGTCGCAAAAGGCGCAGGAGGTGGGCTATCACCCCGAAATTATACTGGCCGGTCGAAAGCTGAATGATGGCATGGGTGAATATATAGCCCACGAGGTAATTAAGCTAATGGTGAAAAAGGATATCCCGGTGAAAGGTGCCGAGGTATTGGTTTTGGGTATCACCTTTAAAGAAAACTGCCCCGATGTGCGTAACACCCGCGTGGTTGATATTGTAAATACGCTTAACGAGTTTGATGCCCGCATCACCGTTTATGATCCGCTGGCCAATTGTGCAGAAGTGGAGCATGAGTACGGTGTACAATGCGTAAGCGAGCTGCAGGAAGGCAAAATTTATGATACCGTAATACTGGCCGTGGCCCATGATGAGTTTAAAGCTTTGGATATTGAAAAGCTTTGCAACGGCCACAAGGTAATTTATGATGTGAAATCGGTATTACCAAAACAACTGGCCGATGCAAGATTATAA
- a CDS encoding GumC family protein produces the protein MSQPNPFQLQPLEPVNVKDAFLKYSRNWGWFLISVVVCVIAAFLYLRYATTEYHIESTILITDDSKGSDLSQMNNLFSDLELFKSGKNIDDEIEVIKGKTLMQRVLRDLNLQVSYFKKGKIKNNEVYGSSVPVKVVVGRVDSSAFEKKVAINPISATQFTLDDVGGHETCTFGQPVKRSYGTFTVYPMVPVNKLVSNAVLCQFKDMKKLVQDYLDNLTISPVNKNGNVLKLSLNNSVPAKGIDVLNKLVEYYNLENIENKNETAAKTIAFIDDRLVFLVKELSGVEKDVENYKKKNDVTDISSESQQYLQSTGDYDKKLGDYEIQISILQSIESYITSQKTQADLVPSSLTIQDPTLVELINNFNQLQLQRKRLLKSNYESNPVAVNLSDQISTLRQNILEDIRNIKKGLIIARNSLSGKNVKFESLKKNVPSIERELLEIKRQQNIKENLYQYLLQKREEASLSKAAAVSNLRIIDKADADEIPVKPKRSIILLAALMAGFIFPISIISVIALLNNKVANVDDVKKIGAPVLGEIIHTISKERFLIRKDSRTVFSEMFRLLRSKLQLSAPEEENKVLLITSTMSGEGKTFFSINMGATLALAGKKVIILEFDLRKPRLLSDMGLSAATGITHYLVSGAKNIDSLIQPVPDFEGLYIMGSGEIPPNPSELILNGRVNDLFAQLREQFDHILIDSPPVGLIADAYNLSAFADRTLYMIRYNYTLKSQINIIKDIYDKNNLRNLMLILNDGRKRNMQGYGGYGYNYSYGYGYMLDEDGPNWFEKFLKRKKQRVD, from the coding sequence ATGTCACAACCCAATCCCTTTCAACTACAGCCGCTTGAGCCTGTAAATGTGAAGGATGCTTTTCTGAAATATTCCCGTAACTGGGGCTGGTTCCTGATATCGGTAGTAGTTTGTGTTATAGCCGCGTTTTTATACCTGCGCTATGCTACTACCGAGTACCACATTGAAAGCACCATATTAATTACCGACGATTCGAAGGGCTCCGATCTGTCGCAGATGAATAACCTCTTCAGCGATCTGGAGCTATTTAAATCGGGAAAAAATATTGACGACGAGATAGAAGTTATCAAAGGCAAAACCCTGATGCAACGGGTACTGCGCGATTTAAACCTGCAGGTATCTTATTTTAAAAAAGGAAAGATAAAGAATAACGAGGTTTACGGCAGCTCGGTGCCGGTTAAGGTAGTGGTAGGCCGGGTTGATTCATCGGCTTTTGAAAAAAAAGTAGCCATCAACCCCATCTCGGCCACGCAATTTACGTTGGATGATGTAGGCGGCCATGAAACCTGCACATTTGGGCAGCCGGTAAAAAGGAGTTACGGTACCTTTACGGTATACCCCATGGTGCCGGTTAATAAACTGGTGAGTAATGCCGTGCTGTGCCAGTTTAAGGATATGAAAAAACTGGTGCAGGATTACCTGGATAACTTAACCATCAGCCCGGTTAATAAAAACGGCAATGTACTTAAACTTTCGCTCAATAATTCGGTGCCTGCCAAGGGCATTGATGTGCTGAATAAACTGGTAGAGTATTACAACCTCGAAAACATCGAAAACAAAAATGAAACCGCTGCCAAAACTATTGCTTTTATTGACGACAGGCTGGTGTTTTTGGTGAAGGAATTATCAGGCGTTGAAAAAGATGTAGAAAATTACAAGAAGAAAAATGATGTAACGGATATCAGTTCCGAATCGCAGCAGTACCTGCAAAGCACCGGCGATTATGATAAAAAACTGGGCGATTACGAAATTCAGATCAGCATTCTGCAGTCTATCGAAAGTTATATCACCAGCCAAAAAACACAAGCCGACCTGGTGCCAAGCTCGCTCACCATTCAGGACCCTACTTTGGTTGAGCTGATCAACAATTTTAACCAGTTACAATTACAACGCAAGCGCCTGCTCAAATCAAACTACGAGAGCAACCCGGTTGCCGTTAACCTAAGCGACCAGATCTCTACCCTGCGTCAAAACATCCTCGAAGATATCCGTAATATCAAAAAAGGATTGATCATAGCCCGCAATTCGCTGAGCGGCAAAAACGTAAAGTTCGAGTCGCTGAAAAAGAATGTTCCATCCATCGAGCGTGAATTACTGGAGATAAAGCGGCAGCAAAATATAAAGGAAAACCTGTATCAATACCTGTTACAAAAACGCGAAGAAGCCAGTTTGTCAAAAGCCGCCGCGGTATCAAACCTGCGGATAATTGATAAAGCCGATGCCGATGAAATTCCGGTAAAGCCCAAGCGCTCAATTATTTTATTGGCGGCCCTGATGGCCGGGTTTATTTTCCCTATATCGATAATATCTGTAATTGCACTGCTTAATAATAAGGTGGCCAATGTTGACGATGTGAAGAAAATCGGCGCACCTGTTTTGGGTGAGATCATCCACACCATCTCTAAAGAACGCTTCCTGATCCGTAAGGATAGCCGCACCGTATTTTCTGAAATGTTCAGGCTGTTGAGGAGTAAGCTGCAGTTATCGGCCCCGGAAGAAGAAAACAAAGTATTGCTTATCACCTCGACCATGAGCGGCGAGGGCAAAACATTTTTCAGTATTAATATGGGTGCCACTTTGGCGCTGGCCGGTAAAAAAGTGATCATTTTGGAGTTCGACTTACGCAAGCCAAGATTATTATCAGATATGGGCCTTTCGGCTGCTACGGGTATCACCCATTACCTCGTATCGGGTGCAAAAAATATCGACAGCCTCATCCAGCCGGTACCTGATTTTGAAGGCTTGTATATTATGGGCTCGGGCGAAATCCCTCCCAACCCATCCGAGCTGATTTTGAATGGCCGCGTGAACGATCTGTTTGCGCAGTTGAGGGAGCAGTTTGATCATATCCTGATCGATTCGCCGCCGGTAGGACTGATTGCCGATGCTTATAATTTATCGGCCTTTGCGGATAGAACGCTGTACATGATCAGGTATAACTACACGCTGAAAAGCCAGATCAATATCATCAAAGACATCTACGATAAAAATAACCTCCGCAACCTGATGCTGATTTTGAACGACGGGCGCAAGCGTAATATGCAGGGCTATGGTGGCTATGGTTATAACTACAGTTATGGCTACGGTTATATGCTTGATGAAGACGGGCCTAACTGGTTTGAAAAGTTCCTGAAAAGAAAAAAACAGCGTGTAGATTAA
- a CDS encoding lipopolysaccharide biosynthesis protein: MIGRLLKKANAKSYSYSFLGNLFSSVSQWVVLMLISKLYGTAQMGSYSLAMAWILPFYAFFSLQIRNIHVADQTDTYGFNVFFMVRVVCAIAFLLTTALTGFLFYRDIFMIFLLGGLFKAIEMMSDIIHAEFHKRKKIEVYSKMLMFRSVLAILLNLLMFRFVKSFQLALISLPIAYCCSMLIDFKLLSNLKVKIRFDAGNPLIKKIVTTGVLTGLSLLLVYLLPNIPRFVLEKYRNSFELGLFSGYLSLIVFSRIFVQSVVQNSLPYLAQHYDENNFDKFLSKLKIEALVIGGLGLAQFILVPLSNYLFPILFNKDFKGNEGLLCIIFAGSLFSFMAFVLNNAINAMKMFRVQLPVYAALVAISFVLGFLLIPKYGLNGAGMVFLLVNVCLCLMMGIIIYNRLHNRIKELSVMPKEVEVC; this comes from the coding sequence ATGATAGGCCGGTTATTAAAAAAGGCGAACGCCAAAAGCTACTCCTACTCCTTCCTGGGCAATTTGTTCAGTTCGGTGAGCCAGTGGGTGGTTTTGATGTTGATCTCCAAGCTGTACGGAACGGCACAGATGGGCTCATACTCGCTGGCCATGGCCTGGATTTTGCCTTTTTATGCTTTTTTCTCGCTCCAGATAAGGAATATTCACGTGGCCGACCAAACCGATACGTACGGCTTCAACGTGTTTTTTATGGTGCGGGTGGTTTGCGCCATCGCCTTTTTGCTCACCACCGCTTTAACCGGCTTTTTGTTTTACCGCGATATCTTCATGATATTTTTATTAGGCGGATTGTTTAAAGCCATCGAAATGATGAGCGATATTATCCATGCCGAGTTTCATAAGCGCAAAAAGATTGAGGTGTACAGCAAAATGCTGATGTTCCGTTCGGTGCTGGCTATTTTGCTTAACCTGTTGATGTTTAGGTTTGTTAAATCGTTCCAACTGGCACTCATTTCCTTGCCTATCGCCTATTGCTGCAGCATGCTGATCGATTTTAAGCTGCTCAGCAATCTGAAAGTGAAGATCAGGTTTGATGCCGGCAACCCGCTTATCAAAAAAATTGTAACTACTGGTGTGCTTACGGGTTTATCCCTGCTGCTGGTTTATCTGCTGCCCAATATCCCCCGCTTTGTCCTCGAAAAATACAGGAATAGTTTTGAGTTGGGGTTATTTTCGGGCTACCTGTCGCTCATTGTTTTCAGCCGCATCTTTGTGCAATCGGTGGTGCAAAACAGCCTGCCTTATCTCGCGCAACATTATGATGAAAATAACTTCGATAAATTTCTATCCAAATTAAAAATCGAAGCACTGGTAATTGGCGGGCTTGGGCTGGCGCAATTTATACTGGTACCATTAAGTAACTATCTGTTCCCGATACTATTTAATAAAGATTTTAAAGGGAACGAGGGTTTGTTGTGTATCATTTTCGCGGGCTCGCTGTTTTCGTTCATGGCCTTTGTGTTAAACAACGCCATCAATGCCATGAAAATGTTCAGGGTGCAGCTGCCGGTTTACGCCGCGCTGGTGGCTATCTCCTTTGTGCTTGGTTTTTTGTTGATCCCTAAATATGGCCTAAACGGTGCCGGCATGGTTTTTTTACTGGTGAATGTTTGCCTGTGCCTAATGATGGGCATCATCATTTACAACCGGTTGCACAACCGTATTAAAGAGTTGAGCGTTATGCCGAAGGAGGTGGAGGTATGTTGA
- a CDS encoding polysaccharide biosynthesis/export family protein, protein MSNLGDTAKYSSKITNLVQPRLQPGDMLSIVITNVDPETSTLLNKGLLPVVNTAVLPGNAAPADAPGYLVDGSGEITFPVVGKVRLEGMTVEEAVGRMGQALANVVKNPIISIKVINFKITVVGEVNKPGVFNIPNSRVNVLEALGMAGDMTVYGRRENVQVIHEENGRRTVTRINLNNADALQSPAYYLQQNDVVYVIPDKLREKQARTDTKTLSIIVAAATVITVIISRLF, encoded by the coding sequence ATGAGCAATTTGGGCGATACCGCGAAGTACAGCTCAAAAATAACCAACCTGGTACAACCCCGCCTGCAGCCTGGCGATATGCTGAGCATAGTAATTACCAATGTCGATCCGGAAACGAGTACCTTATTAAATAAAGGCCTGTTGCCTGTGGTTAACACTGCTGTGCTGCCCGGCAATGCTGCCCCCGCCGATGCACCGGGTTACCTTGTTGATGGCTCGGGCGAGATTACCTTCCCGGTGGTGGGTAAGGTTAGGCTGGAGGGTATGACGGTTGAAGAGGCGGTTGGCCGCATGGGCCAGGCACTGGCCAATGTGGTAAAAAATCCGATCATCAGTATAAAAGTTATCAATTTTAAAATTACCGTGGTAGGCGAGGTGAATAAACCCGGCGTATTTAATATCCCCAACAGCCGGGTTAATGTACTGGAAGCCCTGGGCATGGCCGGCGATATGACGGTTTACGGCCGCCGCGAAAACGTACAGGTAATTCACGAAGAGAACGGGCGGCGTACGGTAACCCGCATCAACCTCAATAATGCAGATGCCCTGCAATCGCCGGCGTATTACCTGCAGCAAAACGATGTGGTTTATGTAATACCCGATAAACTGCGCGAAAAACAGGCCCGTACCGATACCAAAACCCTGTCAATCATTGTAGCGGCTGCTACCGTTATCACTGTTATCATATCCCGGTTATTTTAA
- a CDS encoding acyltransferase, which yields MKTRITIIYSWFIRVVTAWMPDVPFIMRFRGWLYSLMMKKCGRNLQVPSTVIFNSLSGLVMGDNVLFGHRAIIIGLDVEIGNEVLIGPNSLISGGNHTFLNGSYRFGPHVAQKVIIGEGSWICANCVVTAGSVLPDRSVLAAGSVLTKACQQTDSLYAGLPAKFLKQLTNVPEEVVA from the coding sequence ATGAAAACCCGCATCACCATCATTTACTCCTGGTTTATCCGCGTAGTTACTGCCTGGATGCCCGATGTGCCTTTTATTATGCGGTTTAGGGGCTGGCTTTATTCGCTGATGATGAAAAAATGCGGACGAAACCTGCAGGTACCTTCTACGGTAATATTTAACAGCTTATCGGGTTTGGTTATGGGCGATAATGTATTGTTCGGTCACCGGGCAATCATTATTGGTTTGGATGTGGAGATTGGTAATGAAGTGCTGATTGGCCCCAATAGTTTAATATCGGGCGGAAACCATACGTTTTTAAATGGCTCGTACCGCTTTGGTCCTCATGTGGCCCAAAAAGTAATAATAGGCGAAGGATCATGGATCTGCGCCAATTGCGTAGTTACGGCAGGTAGCGTACTGCCCGACAGATCGGTGCTGGCAGCAGGTTCGGTACTAACCAAAGCCTGCCAACAAACCGATAGCCTTTACGCCGGTTTGCCCGCCAAATTTTTAAAACAGTTAACCAATGTTCCCGAAGAAGTTGTTGCATAA